The genome window tttcgtcaccatatgacgcaagttcgtgcaacgccaatctctcgacatgatagaaggaaggtgttcgtccacaaggatctttctacatgctcacacgtgttcgtgcggattgatcgagtgaagaagccgctagagcatccgtactaaggaccatataaggtgttagaaagactttccgacaacgtttttaaaatggaaattcagggcaaagcaaAAAATATCAGCGTCAagcgactaaaacctgcctatttcgaagtaacatctgatccaccggaagcagcccaacgaccaataagtttggctcccaaaacgtgtgtaggaccaagagcgaaaccagtgagtgagaggcgagtaatattcgatacgtagttttccagccgttaatcgtcaaaactactcaggagggagcagtgtagcgacatggtaatgacatgacagcaccaacatggcaacgcctttcaacagctgatatgctcaacaaagtaatgccactatatggatcggcaaggatataaattcgacgccatccgactcttttacacactctttctctcgaccttctcggtgtttgttgaataaatgggtagaaccttaaaaacatactttttcatgtttctacaaataaaaaacaagctacgccatctattgtgaaaaccgacagaacttatttgtagaccttataaaatatataattatgatagttttaagcacaataatttaagttaaaagtatcttttgaagcgataaaacatttattactattattacttttatatttctttatttgccactaaggccaagtgaattctgtcgggtttttgaccatttcccgataacttattgtaaaattgtaaaattagattttgatttcttactgtttctcttctctgcctgtaaattgttattcgaaaactttgagagcccacagtggccattagatttaagttatttttgttattttaaaagattgttttttattgttcatttttccaatctatatactattgttacctatttcttaaaaataaaaacgattttaaaaacgaaaaacaaaaactactcACGGTCATCAAACTTCCGGAAACTAGTAAATTTATCGAAATTCTTGCGTATCTTTTCAGCATGTGACGTTGTTGAGTTTCCTACAAATATTATTAGAACGGGCGAGAAAAAGTCCACAAATGCTGTTATATGTTTCCGTATTAAATACGGCACATCTTTGTGAtatgtttttccatcgctttcatagataaaatataaaaagtagATATCAGCGATTGTATTGATATAAGTGAATAATATCACGGTGATAATGATCATCCCCAAATGTCCATTGAGATCCGTGGAAATTTTAGACATTCTTCTGAGAATTTGGGCAAAAGTATCTAAACGATCACTGACCTCACAGCATTGATGCATATTCGCTAGTTTACGTAGCTTGTTCACGTCATTCTCGTCGGAGAAGTTTTCTTTAAGGAACAACTCAAAATGATTATTCAGAGTCCTGTAAACTTGACATTGAATGGTGCTAACGAAAATATACCAGTTTGATGCGATCTGCATCGTATTTAATTGTAAAACCATTAAACTTCGTGCGATCTGTATCAAAACGCTTATATTAGATGTTCCTTTCACTGCATTCCATAGATACATGCTCAATCGGATTGCGGAAGCAATAAGTCTACACAAAATAATCACTATAGGCCAAAAGCTGAAGAGTTCCTTGGGATCTATCAATTTTTGAATATCTTTTAGTATTAAGATACTTTTATTAAGCAAATTAACACACTTTTCCGCTCGATACCATAAGGAAACTAACATGCAGGACATGGATATATAACTGATGCTATATGAAAATTTACTTATTTCGAAAACTTTCCTAAGTAGGAAGAATTCACTGGTTACAAAGGTTATATAACAGTTGATGAAAAACGTAGTTGAGATAAGTACAACCACTACACCATTTAGATACCAAAGTTTTCGTGAAAATACGAATCTTCGAGTTTTCCGATCATAAACAAAAGTAATTAGACCACAAGCACACAATTGCAGATAAATTATCAGGAAAATGAGTTTTATTTTAAAGAGATTGGAGTGTCCTTGCGACATCTTGCAAGGATCCGAGGAACTTAATTGATTTCAAGACTCGGATGAGAAAATTATATAAAGATTGATATTGCTATGCTTCGAAACGAATTGATATTTTCTTAATGATGTCTGTCTTCCATTAAGGACATATTTTCAGGTCTCACATTCTAATTTGTAAATGCATTTCCTAggtcaataaaaaaaatgactcCAGTCCTTAAATAGATTAGCAAACAAATAAGTTAACATGTTTGTTGTTGATGTGTCAAGTGAGTGAGTAATGTTAAGAGAGGGAAATTATGTTTTTACCAGCGACTCACAAGTGGATATAAATGACTgctccgaggaacccaattagcactgtggtttggggttttgatgccacaaactcataAGATCGTGACTGCTGTGAGAAGGGCAAGGGGAGGAGAATCTAGGTAGTCCAAATTATCAGAGGCAGCCCCCCATAATCAGCGATCCCTTTGAGGTCCTTATTTGTCTAGTGTCCACAGCCTGGTGCTAGAGCTGAGCCCTCGCAAAGGAAGCGCATGTGGCTCACTgggagtagattccacccttcacAGTTGCCACCGGAGGATTTTCAAGAGCGGATCCAAGCCTCCGACCTCGTCAGTGTCTTCGCTTGGATTACACTATCGTATCTGCTTTGATCTATTGGTGAAGATCATTAAAGATCaaagaaatatatatctatTGGTGGTGACTCCTTCATTTACGAAAACTACTATTAAGTTGGTGGGCCACATCGATCTTAATTGAATGTGATTAGCTTGGaaatttacattgaaaaatgaataagATTTAATGAGGCATTTTAGATTTGAACGGGATCAGAATCACGTCCCAATATTGCTTTTCTCAAATTATTTTTAGTGCCATAAAAATGTGATATTTTCATTAGAGGGAAGTGCACAGATATTGGATATCCATTGGTCTTACTGAAGTGGATTTCATAACTCGATAGGGTTGAGAGATTGAGTATAATTAGAtctgatttttatgtaagcaTGAAATCTTTGATGTCCCCAGGTGATGATGTCAACGCATTTACGCTTATTTTGAGTGGATATGGATCAGCAATTGACAGAAGGTTCTGAGATTCACCAGCTTGCGCTTTGGGGACTCTATAAGTTAGATTGTTCATTGATCTAGTGGATATTGATGTCAAGTCAAATATCTCTCAACTTGTATCTAATTTTTCAAGAATCACAGGTTATGGCCGGTTTGAATTCATGATCTTCTGGTGAAAAGCTTCAAGTATGCACTACGTCTAACTCCTCTGCCGCAATCAAAGACGTCTGCATAGTTCACAACCTGTTGTGCTCAGAGAATCGGCAACGACGGTGGATTTTTTGAAGGTCGCCAGATTCACCACGAAAAAATCAGTGGTCGAAAAGAATACGGCCACATAGTAAGGTGAGTGGTCTGAGCAACGTCAGGTCCCTCAATTATCAAGCAGTGCGCTTTGAACGCCTGCAAATGGGTTAGGTGACCCTATGTGGATACTGCCAGTGAAATCCGGGGGCGGCCACGCCGCAACTGAATGCCGACTTAATGAAGAAGATGGGAAGGCGAAAATCTGCGTAAATTGCGAAAATAGTGAACATTCGGCGTCGTATCGTGGGTGTCCCGCTTATTGCAACGCAAAGATCGGAAGGAAGGAGACACTGGACACGCGTCAAAAGTCGCGGACAATTCTACTCCGGggttccttggcgtatgccaacaAGAATGTGAGTAGGAATTGAAAATTATCATCGGCGATGTTGAATGCCTTGAGCGGCATTTCTTAGCTAGTAGTGCATTCGATCGTTCAGCTCAATTTAGCAATAAAACGCCAACGCAACAGTTGCATCAGTTAGCAGCATGCAAAACAGCAGTAACACCCCAAAGCCAGCCATAAACTGGGGGGGTTGGGTTGGGTTTTCGAAGTAACGATATTATGTAGGGCAAAAACTGCCAGAGACTGAGCCGTGCTACATGTAATTGCAACAGGCTTAATCGTTGCGTCAAATGCATtaatgcccccccccccgcttCCCTGGGTTCCAAGACACGTTGGAAGAGAACCCTTTCTATGTGAATTGAAACTCcggtgtttttgtttttgtcagGGCAAGTCAACTGAGCTATCAAAGCCGATTCCAGAAAGTTACCAATTAGTTGCTAACTACTTCAGTTACTTGTGTCAATCTAATTCCGTCTTCAACCTTGACTTTAAGGTTAACATTGCACTTCTTTGACTTTGACAGATGAAATACTTGAAAATCCGTTTATGGCACTAATTTGACATGCACATAGGACGATTTAATTTCTCCTCTCCATATCGAAGTAGAAGAAGTACTTTTGAACCTGAAGTGTGGAAGTGTTTGCAGTCTATACCTAGACAaagtatagaggcagcttcgtgtttttttttctcagattttgagcagcttctgagaacgggtcagCGAAATAAAGGAATACTTTCCAACCCCCGCCCTCCCCTCATGTGCGTTAAGTGTCAGAACTGacaccagctttggaaagtatcaACTGAGATCTTCAATTTCGTATCCCACATAAGTGTCTTCGGTGAAAAaaaccttttgcatgtaagcagatcccccttaaattccacgtaggacgatgtaactcactatatgtgttGGCATCCCCAGTTCCCTCCTTCTCACTGAATTTTGTGTGAATTGGTATaaccctttctgagaaaaatgcatgtgccAGACACTCgaacctgtgtggagttgccagatctcccatcacgcGAGTCCCtttgtgcggataagggaatgctcggcggatgcataGAAATATGCTTTTGAACGCACTCGGAGGTGTTCGTGCATGAGCAGGACGGGTAAgtgggagaaaaacacccacCTGTGGACAAAAACAGCTACAGCAAGGATActcagaacaagaaaccaacaTGGAAGAGGAAAGGACAGAAAAATTTACGatgcagggactcggaaccatagcaccggcggcttttggaagtGGGCAAGTAGGCTTTCGGCTGTCTATATCCCTGAACTGCAGTGCGCTgtggtggattacttgaccaccgttgcatcgaattctacaagtagcctggagaatgGGGCATGGTGCTttacaaactggtcattcattagcccacAGTGAGGTGACTACATCTGGTTGGGAGATGTCGCAGGACCTAGTGCTTTATCCATTTAGGGAAAACTCGACGATTCTGTGAATTGAACGAAAAAAATGTATTCAGGAACGTCAAATCTGATTTGGAGCTGATGGGCCTTGGAGAAAGCGTCAGTCGAATTACACGCTCCTAacaaggagatttgatgctggagctgaaaaaggctccgggcaaaacggctgcaaatttcctcggcaaggtggagaactCCTTAGGGAGGCACAAGTACGGACCAGAAAGCGGGcgatacaatgtaaggacattcataaaatcacgaccaaggccttagaaaagcagttcggaccacttggttgGCAAGATTCCGCAAGCAGAGTACTGTGGAAGACACATGGAGGAACACAAaaaggcaactataagcttacagGTGACGCAGCGttaaaactgctggcggctgatAAAgtgaaaataggttgggtcgtttgccgactcagggagcaggtaccCCTCAAGCACTGCTTTAGATGGCATGCGGTGATGTCCATTCCCACAGAGTTGGAAATCCGGGTTGGTGcgggaaaaagtttgaagaggatgcatttatagagatgctattgggaggccacaaCTTCGGTGGTGGGGCTTTAGAAAAGGTAGaccaaatgatgggacgcataatgagagcatgcgacgctgctatgccgagggggcgagtcctcgcaaaaaggcggtcaATCTATTCGCGGAATGAAGAAATTGCGGAGTTTTCGggtgcatgttttcgagctagaaggatctgctaaCGATGTAGAGGAAGAGAAACGggaagtatatgtgaaccttcgaggtaggcttaagcaggctatacgaaccagcaagcgagaaaGCTTCAAGGGACTTTGCGTGGAGGTAGACCAAAGTTCCTGAGGAACAGCGTATAGGGTGGTTatcaagaagatgagagggGAACACGACaagtgacctgcccgcatctttcgctcgatatcgtgatggtgcccttccccccggataaaggggagtgcaaaaaacataagcaaacccTGGGCGTCTGCACCATACCTgcagtaactgaggaggaacttgtgCAGATTTGTCGGAGAATCGGTGATAATAAAGCTctcggtctggatgctgttcccaatcgAGCTTTTGAACTCGCTGTTAAAATCAGATCCGACTGTTTATCAGTGTGTTTGAAACatacatggtagaaggagttttccctgaCCGGTGGAAGatgcaaaaactagttttgctcccgaagccaaataagtaACAAGGGAATCCATTATCATACCACCCCATTTGCCTTATCGATACGGTAGGGAAGATGCTCGTAAAGGCCATCTAGAATAGActtctccctatcattgaatataaggatggactaccGAAGCGATAATTCGGATTTCGACAAGcgcactcaacgatcgacgccgtggACATTATTTTGAAGCTGACTTGAGACACGgtgcctgtacgagaaaaggagaataAATCCACTTataaaggatacagaataccgaaaggcggcaaggcgagagtcgctgggaAAAATGGAATAACGGTGGGTTgtctcgcagaggggtcgctggatccACACTTTGGTttcccgtattgaagagtggattcaGCGGCGActcggcgagattaactacaaTCCGACGTAATTCCTGTCAGGGCATTGTGAttgcaggaagtatctgcatcaATTCAGGTTGGAAGATAcgcccttttgtcctgaatgtggttgcacacctgaggactcgGAGCATGGCATGTTCCGCTGTTCACGGTTTTATTCATGGAGGAGGAGCTGGAAGAGTCTCTGAAAATCAGTATAAGTCCGCAGAACACCGCGGGGAAAtattgaagtcggagggaaactggaaaAGCGAAGTGCGCAAGGAGagcgcgaagaacggaaggattggtcgcttaaagcgcagtcttCCCCACGAAGTGATACTTAGCGGCGGTtctgcggggaaggaagaaggagaaagtgagagtggttttagtgggtgggaATCCCATACACTGCTGCAGCCTCTGGCGCGACAATGTCTTTCTAAGATAACCacctccattcataaaaaaagacagacagacgacagtataccgattttagtaaggttttgttttaggcaaaaccttaaaaacgttacAATGACCTTGAAATTCGGGTTGTTTATGGGTGCCAGAGACAACATGGTCTAGGAAGTTTACAACCGGTTTTACTGAAATCTGAGGCGAGGAAGGCAGAGGGAGGCCGGCAATTATTTATTAGTTGTTGAGGTTTCCCGGGAAAGTTACAGTATCGGAAAGGGTAACCATATGTGTATCGCGATACTGAGGAAAGGTCACCAACGACAGTGAAGTGGTCCTTTCGGAAATTTTTCAGATTCGATTGTTACGGGTGACGAAATCTGCGTTTTTTTGTTACTAGATAAATAGGAGACCTTATTTCTGGGGATACTATAGTATATTGGTTGATTTGCAAAACACATCTGGATAATTCAGTGTACTTACGCTTTTCTCCAAACGATCATCGCATTTTCTGAATCCCACGTAGGCTTGGTAATCCCTTTCAATCTTACGCGCACGGGACATTGTTGCACTTGCCACACAAATCATTGTTATATTTCCGAATAGATCCGCAAAAATCAAGACATATTTACGTATCAAATAGGAAGTATCTGCTGGAAATACTTTTCCAGGACTAGTATAAATAAAATACATGTAATATGCGTCTACAGTGGCGTTGGTATAACCAAATGAGATCGAAGCAAAAACTAATATTCCAAAGTATCCCTTCAGCTCAGTGGATATGCGATACATTCGGCTCAGTATTTCTGCATAACTGTCTAATTGGTCACTAATTTGGCAGCACACATGCATTTTTGAAGGTTTCAGGTCCTTATTGAGGTCACAAGGTTCCAGAAAATTGGCTTTCAGAAATGAACGGAAATTACTGCTAACTTTGTCATAAAGTTGGAGTTGAATTGTGCTCGTTAGAAAGTTCCAATTGGCGGCAATTTGTATAGTTTTGAATTCTAAAAGGTGAAGGATCCACACAAAAAACACAAATGGGCTATCCTCCTGGGTTGTTTCCACCGCGTGCCAGACATACATGATGAATCGAACAAAGGTCACAATAAATTTATAGATAATTATATGTATCAAGCCCATCTCAAATAAATCACCGGAATTGGTTAGTTTTCCGATATCTTTGATAAGTTTTAGAACTTCATTGAGTGCGATTGCAAGTTTTTCCgcctctttccacaaggaaAATAGCACTGAGACCAAAGCAGCATATCCTACTGAGTAACATAAAACACCAACCAAGGAAATTTTACTTCGCAAAAGGAAATCACTGTGGATAAATAGCACCCAAATATTGAAGATAGAAGTTACCGCGATGAATATCCCTACGATACCGTTCAGGATCCATAGTTTCCGCGAAAAGATAATTTGTTTAGTTTTCTGGTCATAAATAAAATTGGCTAAACCAAAGGCACACAAATGAATGTAAAGTAAACTCGATAAGAATTTTAgtttggaaaagtttgaatgTTTTTGCGACATCCTTTGAGGGTTCAGTGGCGCTTTTCTATAAAGTGACATCCTTTTTATATGTCACCGTTTTTGCCGGTCATGCAAAGTTAATTCATTTTCTCTAATTGACCTGAAATATGTGTTCAGTTATTGGCCCTTATAAATAGTTGTTTAGTTGGATGTAAGCTAATTAAATTTATAGAGTGAGGAATCAATATTCTATAGCGTACTCTAGAATTCACGCTAATCATCGCCCTGCTTGTCGGGAAGGTGACAGTAACTGAAATAGAACTTCATCTTGGGAAGTAAAGATAAACATATAAAAGATCACATGATACATTCCCAAATATGTGGAATCATTCAAGGATTTTCTCAAATATTTCATAGAAGTCGAAGCCTTTTTGACCCTAGatcctttttatataaaatcGATAAAATGACAACCATTATTAATCTAATAATTTTTGTTCTCTTTTCAGGTGAGTTCCAAAGTGAATTAGAATTCAATTAACTTCTCTTGCACAAGCATAGTAAGTATTAATTACTTCAGGAAAGGCTTTGCCTAGGTAAGGATCATATAAGCTACACATTACGACTTAGTCGAGAATGATAATGCATGATCTGTGTATATATAAGAAAGGTGATTTATCAAAATTATGCTAAGCCGAAGAGTCGATCATTTCACGTGACGTATTCTGTATTTTTAGTAGCAAATTTTCCACTTCCAATAATTCTAGTAGTGTTAAGGTGCCTATGGAAAGTAGTAAATTCAAAATGACAAGTAAACTGTTGACAAATGTTCGCTAGGATATTATGTCATCCAAATAATGCGCAGTCACGAAGAAAAATCTATTGTATGGAAAATTCCTATGCTCGTCGTAATGATAATACAAATGTTTGTATGAAATGAATCAGGATCAAAAGTAGGAGAGGTTTAGCCTAGAGTGTACACAGATTCAAAAGGGCATCCCTTTGTGTTTGTTTCTAGGTCTTCCATACCATTGGTACTCCTGTCCATAGTTAGGTTTTTGATGGTTTACATTGACCTTTGTTTCTGCTACCCTCCACAGATAATGGTCATTGGAATGCCAGTCTGGGTTAGACTGTGGTCATAAATCTAGGGACCAGTGGTAGGTCAGGTTCCTGTGAGGCCAACCCTGATTCTTCTTGTGAGTGAGGGCTGAATCCTACTTTAAAGTGTAATTTTTTCCTACTTCCACTTCGTCCAACGGTTATCACCACTGTGTTTAAGGTGGGAATATTTCGTCGGTATTAATTTTTAGGCCCTTTTGAAACATTGTGGCATATTCATTTGCCATTTCTTTCCTATCCTGAAGAAAATCAGTTTCTTTGGATTTATAGGCaagattccggtttcccggaCTAAGGCCACACCAATTTTCCCATATTGCGCCTAAAATTATTGTGGGTCTTTTCTCTCTATTTGATTAGGAAATGACTGTTTTTGTCCGCTTCAATCTTTATTGTGAGTTTTTCATTCAGAATGAACCCAATATTAACCATTCTGCAACCTCTGACAATTTTCAAGCGCGAATCAACTTGAAGATGATTGCTAGCCGATTCTGTTCCTGGCTCATCTTTGTATGAGTCATAATATGCCTACACGACAATTATAGATGAT of Hermetia illucens chromosome 4, iHerIll2.2.curated.20191125, whole genome shotgun sequence contains these proteins:
- the LOC119654704 gene encoding gustatory receptor for bitter taste 66a-like isoform X2 — translated: MGLIHIIIYKFIVTFVRFIMYVWHAVETTQEDSPFVFFVWILHLLEFKTIQIAANWNFLTSTIQLQLYDKVSSNFRSFLKANFLEPCDLNKDLKPSKMHVCCQISDQLDSYAEILSRMYRISTELKGYFGILVFASISFGYTNATVDAYYMYFIYTSPGKVFPADTSYLIRKYVLIFADLFGNITMICVASATMSRARKIERDYQAYVGFRKCDDRLEKSINTFSMQLTLQQLDINACGLFTLDNQLCFAMISSIVSHLVVLIQFHKTT